A section of the Neisseria dumasiana genome encodes:
- the rbfA gene encoding 30S ribosome-binding factor RbfA, translating into MRKPQRGYARQDRVKEQIMREMAELVRTGLKDPRAGFITINEVDVTRDYSHATIYYTVLDDSTREITEDALEHAKGYLRTELSKRIKLFKTPELHFKYDESLERGMSISHLIDKVAAEKPVED; encoded by the coding sequence GAGAAAACCACAGCGCGGCTATGCCCGCCAAGACCGTGTTAAAGAACAGATTATGCGCGAAATGGCCGAACTGGTGCGCACCGGCCTGAAAGACCCGCGAGCAGGCTTTATTACCATTAACGAAGTGGACGTAACCCGTGATTACAGTCATGCCACGATTTACTACACCGTGCTTGACGACAGCACCCGTGAGATCACCGAAGATGCGCTCGAACATGCCAAAGGTTATCTGCGCACCGAATTATCCAAGCGCATCAAGCTGTTTAAAACACCCGAGCTGCATTTCAAGTATGACGAATCGCTCGAGCGCGGCATGAGCATTTCCCATCTTATCGATAAAGTTGCGGCAGAAAAGCCTGTTGAAGATTAA